One genomic region from Oncorhynchus clarkii lewisi isolate Uvic-CL-2024 chromosome 21, UVic_Ocla_1.0, whole genome shotgun sequence encodes:
- the LOC139379162 gene encoding arg8-vasotocin receptor-like codes for MDDILKIGFDPTSKPVLMEDKRNDTGALGNSSDPFGRNEEVAKIEITMLSVTFVVAVVGNLSVLLAMYMSRRKPSRMHLFMKHLSLADLVVAFFQVLPQLCWEITFRFYGPDFLCRIVKHLQVLGMFASTYMMVMMTLDRYIAICHPMQTLHQPTQRAYMMIGATWVCSLALSMPQYFIFSLSEVHPGSAVYDCWGHFIQPWGVRAYITWITVGIFLVPVAVLMLCYGFICRSIWRNIKYKTQKGTSVMALATKNGLIGTSSVSSVTTISRAKLRTVKMTFVIVLAYVVCWAPFFTVQMWSVWDESFSWVDSENTAVTLSALLASLNSCCNPWIYMIFSGHLLSDMVHCLPCCRRLLHKFGHQDSNSSIRRTTLLTRVPPLALPHRSSEKSSCKDCFHNSHRNCQSIPVS; via the exons ATGGATGACATTTTGAAGATAGGCTTCGACCCCACGAGCAAGCCGGTGTTGATGGAGGATAAAAGGAACGACACTGGCGCTCTTGGGAACTCCAGCGACCCGTTTGGCCGGAACGAGGAGGTCGCCAAGATCGAGATCACAATGCTTAGCGTGACATTCGTCGTGGCTGTGGTGGGGAACTTGAGCGTGCTGCTGGCCATGTACATGAGCCGACGGAAGCCCTCGCGCATGCACCTGTTCATGAAGCATCTGAGCCTCGCGGACTTGGTAGTGGCCTTTTTCCAGGTGCTACCGCAGCTCTGTTGGGAGATCACCTTCCGCTTCTACGGGCCCGACTTCCTGTGTCGCATTGTCAAGCACCTGCAGGTGCTAGGGATGTTCGCGTCCACCTacatgatggtgatgatgacgcTGGACCGCTACATCGCCATCTGTCACCCGATGCAGACCCTTCACCAGCCCACGCAGCGCGCCTATATGATGATCGGGGCCACCTGGGTGTGTAGTCTTGCCCTGAGCATGCCCCAGTATTTTATATTTTCCCTGAGCGAGGTCCACCCGGGCTCGGCCGTGTATGACTGCTGGGGACACTTCATCCAGCCGTGGGGCGTGCGCGCCTACATCACCTGGATCACCGTGGGCATCTTCCTCGTGCCCGTGGCCGTGCTCATGCTCTGCTACGGCTtcatctgccggtccatctggcGGAACATAAAGTACAAGACCCAGAAGGGCACTAGCGTGATGGCACTTGCGACCAAGAATGGGCTGATTGGGACGAGTTCAGTCAGTAGCGTCACCACCATCTCGCGCGCCAAGCTGCGCACAGTAAAAATGACTTTCGTGATCGTGCTGGCGTACGTGGTGTGCTGGGCTCCGTTTTTCACCGTGCAGATGTGGTCGGTGTGGGATGAGAGCTTCTCGTGGGTAG actccgAGAACACCGCAGTCACCCTCTCGGCTCTGCTGGCCAGTCTGAATAGCTGCTGTAACCCGTGGATCTACATGATCTTCAGCGGCCACCTCCTCTCTGACATGGTGCACTGTCTGCCGTGCTGCCGGAGGCTGCTCCACAAATTCGGCCATCAAGACTCGAACAGCAGCATCCGCCGCACCACACTCCTGACCCGGGTACCGCCCCTGGCCCTACCCCATCGGAGCTCAGAGAAAAGCTCTTGCAAAGATTGCTTCCACAACTCCCACAGGAACTGTCAATCAATCCCGGTGTCTTAA